In one Rutidosis leptorrhynchoides isolate AG116_Rl617_1_P2 chromosome 8, CSIRO_AGI_Rlap_v1, whole genome shotgun sequence genomic region, the following are encoded:
- the LOC139863158 gene encoding pectinesterase 2-like, which produces MEGLDCVLLKTASISVLVNGSPTREFKIGRGVRQEDPLSPFLFIIAAEGFEIDGLGVQFSKSFKRVVVDGNNTCFWNDVWLGEKPLKEVFKRLVRLDSNTNANVADRLRWNGSSYITNRHWTRDFSGRTVGELNDLEQLIEYATSLDHKKDDSWLWKLCGSVHMVGESTLQCSVFGAKVWQAMVWTFFYLIWKNWNQKVFNNSFWSPPVALNDIQVKSYEWVAKRCKRKKIEWLDWLQNPSIFRKPPNDNHIVFLLTRKTPRTTTQHPRCQIAKMNLILILVLYVLVVFSSVSTSFQEEEETGSDINYWCETTPHPQQCKYFLSRGTHHTPRHRKDFRMLLLQVALEKALDAQTCNTGLRSKCKSKRQKAVWVDCNNLVKNTILQLNETLNGLKHNRCSDFDAQTWLSAALTNLETCFSGSQDFNLTNFVSPLKSHNLTEMISNSLAINQYFVKQKLMNQDLDDDFPSWVTPNDRKLLQSNSIHMKANIVVSQARGSRFRTIQSALNFAAGLKRGNKRYIVYIRKGVYRENLEIGNNLNNIMLLGDGARYTIITGSRSVARGFTTYSTATIGVDGIGFIARGITIRNTAGPENKQAVALRTSSDLSVYYGCSIEGYQDTLFVLAQRQFYKTCYIYGTIDFIFGNAAVVFQTCMILARRPLKGQSNTITAQGRGDPFQNTGISFHNSRVMPAPDLRPVMHTVRTYLGRPWQEYSRTVYMKTFMDSHIDRQGWASWDNSNFAQKTLVYGEYACFGPGSSTRNRVKWPGYQVIRSASVASQYTVERLIAGRSWLPATGIPFIPGL; this is translated from the exons ATGGAGGGGTTGGATTGCGTCTTGCTTAAAACGGCTTCTATCTCGGTCTTGGTCAATGGATCTCCCACTAGAGAATTTAAGATTGGTAGAGGTGTTCGACAAGAGGATCCGCTCTCCCCTTTTCTTTTCATTATCGCGGCGGAAG GTTTTGAGATCGATGGCCTTGGTGTACAATTCTCGAAGTCATTCAAAAGGGTGGTCGTTGATGGTAACAACACTTGTTTTTGGAATGATGTGTGGCTTGGTGAGAAACCGCTAAAAGAAGTGTTCAAAAGATTGGTGCGGCTTGATTCAAACACAAATGCTAATGTCGCGGATCGATTGCGATGGAATGGCAGCTCATATATCACGAATCGGCATTGGACTCGAGACTTTTCTGGCCGAACAGTGGGCGAGCTAAATGATTTAGAGCAGCTGATCGAATATGCAACTTCCTTGGATCACAAAAAGGATGATAGTTGGTTGTGGAAACTTTGCGGGTCCG TTCATATGGTCGGTGAATCAACCTTACAATGCTCGGTATTTGGTGCGAAAGTTTGGCAAGCAATGGTGTGGACTTTCTTTTATCTTATTTGGAAAAACTGGAATCAAAAAGTTTTTAACAATTCATTTTGGTCTCCTCCGGTGGCTCTAAACGATATACAAGTGAAGAGTTATGAATGGGTCGCGAAGCGATGTAAAAGAAAGAAAATCGAGTGGCTCGATTGGTTGCAAAATCCGTCTATATTT aGAAAACCTCCTAACGACAACCACATTGTGTTCCTACTAACGCGTAAAACTCCTAG AACAACAACACAACACCCTAGGTGTCAAATAGCTAAAATGAATCTAATTTTGATACTTGTATTATATGTTCTTGTTGTATTTTCTTCGGTATCTACATCTTTTCAAGAAGAGGAAGAGACGGGTAGTGACATCAATTATTGGTGTGAGACAACTCCTCATCCACAACAGTGTAAATACTTTCTAAGTCGTGGGACCCATCATACCCCACGACACAGAAAAGACTTTAGGATGCTATTGTTGCAGGTCGCTTTAGAAAAGGCTCTAGATGCTCAAACTTGCAATACCGGCCTCCGAAGTAAGTGCAAGAGCAAACGACAGAAGGCAGTGTGGGTCGATTGCAACAACCTTGTCAAAAATACCATTCTTCAACTCAATGAAACCTTGAACGGACTCAAACACAACCGATGCTCCGACTTTGATGCTCAAACTTGGCTAAGTGCGGCTCTCACCAATCTTGAAACTTGCTTTTCGGGCTCTCAAGACTTCAATTTGACAAACTTTGTATCTCCCCTCAAATCACATAACCTCACAGAGATGATAAGCAATAGTTTGGCCATAAATCAGTATTTTGTCAAGCAAAAGTTAATGAATCAAGATCTTGATGATGATTTTCCTTCTTGGGTTACACCCAATGACCGAAAATTGTTGCAATCGAATTCAATTCACATGAAAGCTAATATAGTCGTTTCTCAAGCCCGTGGGAGTAGGTTTCGAACCATTCAGTCGGCTCTTAATTTTGCAGCGGGACTTAAACGTGGTAACAAGAGATACATTGTCTACATTCGAAAAGGAGTTTATAGAGAGAATCTTGAAATCGGAAACAACTTAAACAACATCATGTTGCTTGGTGATGGAGCAAGATACACAATTATTACGGGCTCACGAAGCGTTGCTAGAGGCTTCACAACTTATAGCACCGCAACCATTG GAGTCGACGGTATAGGGTTCATTGCACGTGGTATAACAATCCGAAACACCGCGGGTCCAGAAAATAAACAAGCAGTGGCGCTTCGAACGTCATCTGATTTGTCAGTTTATTACGGGTGTAGTATCGAAGGTTATCAAGATACCCTATTTGTCCTTGCTCAAAGACAATTCTATAAAACATGCTACATTTACGGCACAATAGATTTCATATTTGGTAATGCGGCCGTTGTTTTTCAAACTTGTATGATCTTGGCACGAAGACCACTAAAAGGACAATCAAATACTATAACTGCCCAAGGTCGTGGTGATCCTTTTCAAAACAcgggaatttcatttcataattccCGTGTTATGCCAGCACCCGACCTAAGGCCAGTTATGCATACTGTTCGAACATATCTAGGCCGTCCATGGCAAGAATATTCAAGGACGGTTTATATGAAAACTTTTATGGATAGTCATATTGATCGACAAGGATGGGCCTCATGGGATAATAGTAATTTTGCACAAAAAACATTGGTTTATGGTGAATATGCGTGTTTTGGTCCCGGATCATCGACAAGAAACCGTGTGAAATGGCCTGGGTACCAAGTTATTAGAAGTGCGAGCGTTGCTTCTCAGTACACAGTGGAGAGACTTATTGCCGGAAGATCATGGTTGCCGGCCACCGGCATACCGTTTATTCCAGGATTATGA